A region of Clostridium acetobutylicum ATCC 824 DNA encodes the following proteins:
- a CDS encoding DUF1304 family protein, protein MCKGCVIIAAMYGAITSNKNILIKQGGLAVLAITLLILATS, encoded by the coding sequence ATGTGCAAAGGATGTGTAATTATTGCTGCTATGTATGGAGCGATTACATCTAATAAAAATATTTTGATAAAGCAAGGTGGTTTAGCCGTATTAGCAATAACTCTTTTAATTTTAGCTACATCATAA
- a CDS encoding epoxide hydrolase family protein: MSIKRFNIKVSDEVLNNLKSRLKNVKWPDQLEDLGFERGTDLNYLKSLVSYWIEDFDWRAQETELNSFSQFHCKIDGIDIHFIHEHGKGPNPIPIILTHGWPDSYIRYKKLIPLLTDPAKYGGNPEDSFDVIVPSLPGFGFSGKPKYGGMNNSNVSELWAKLMTEKLGYNKFAAAGGDVGSGVTRYLALNHPELLIGIHLTDVGIIKALMTSQGNLKLSGEEVQYKKNASKWISEEGAYMSIQSTKPQTLAYGLSDSPVGLAAWIIEKFRAWSDCKGNLSRSFNMDELLTNIMIYWVTNTIGSSVNIYYENTHSLPSLSYIDVPTGMAIFPADILLPPKEWVERNLNITRWTTMPRGGHFTAMEEPELLAEEIRAFFKPYR; the protein is encoded by the coding sequence ATGTCTATAAAACGTTTCAATATTAAAGTATCTGATGAAGTACTTAATAATTTAAAATCCAGATTAAAGAATGTTAAATGGCCTGATCAATTAGAAGACCTAGGCTTTGAAAGAGGCACTGACTTAAACTATTTAAAATCTCTTGTATCCTATTGGATAGAGGACTTTGATTGGCGTGCACAAGAAACCGAACTAAATAGTTTTTCTCAGTTTCATTGTAAAATAGATGGGATAGATATTCATTTTATACATGAGCACGGTAAGGGACCTAACCCTATTCCAATTATCTTAACCCATGGATGGCCCGATAGTTACATACGTTACAAAAAGCTTATACCATTACTCACTGACCCTGCAAAGTATGGTGGTAACCCAGAAGATTCATTTGATGTCATTGTCCCCTCTCTACCTGGTTTTGGATTTTCCGGCAAACCTAAGTATGGCGGAATGAACAATTCAAATGTTTCTGAACTTTGGGCAAAACTAATGACTGAAAAACTTGGATATAATAAATTCGCCGCCGCCGGAGGTGATGTTGGTTCTGGGGTTACAAGATATCTTGCATTAAACCATCCTGAACTTCTAATAGGAATTCATCTAACGGATGTTGGTATTATCAAAGCTTTAATGACTTCACAAGGTAATCTAAAACTTTCTGGAGAAGAAGTACAATATAAGAAAAATGCCTCTAAGTGGATTTCTGAAGAAGGTGCTTATATGTCTATTCAATCCACAAAACCTCAGACTCTTGCATATGGACTTTCAGACTCTCCAGTGGGACTAGCAGCTTGGATTATCGAAAAATTTCGTGCCTGGAGCGATTGTAAAGGCAACTTAAGTAGAAGCTTTAACATGGATGAACTTCTCACTAATATAATGATTTATTGGGTTACAAATACCATTGGCTCATCAGTAAATATATATTATGAAAATACACATTCTTTGCCTTCACTGAGTTATATTGATGTGCCAACAGGCATGGCTATCTTCCCAGCTGATATATTGCTTCCGCCTAAAGAATGGGTCGAACGCAATTTAAATATAACTCGATGGACTACAATGCCTAGAGGCGGACATTTTACTGCCATGGAAGAACCTGAGCTTCTAGCAGAAGAAATTCGAGCATTCTTTAAACCATATAGGTGA
- the smpB gene encoding SsrA-binding protein SmpB: MAKKNTENNTLADNRKAWHDYFIEETYECGVELVGTEVKSIKNGKANLKDSYAEIRNGEVFACNMHVSPYKEGNIFNVDPLRKRRLLLHKSEIDKLLGFTSQKGYTLVPIALYLKNRRVKVKLAVAVGKKNYDKRDALKEKDARREIDRAMKNNR; encoded by the coding sequence ATGGCTAAAAAGAATACAGAAAATAATACCTTAGCTGATAATAGAAAAGCATGGCATGACTATTTTATTGAAGAAACATATGAATGTGGAGTAGAACTCGTTGGCACAGAAGTAAAATCAATAAAAAATGGAAAAGCTAATCTTAAGGATAGTTATGCAGAAATAAGAAATGGAGAGGTTTTTGCTTGTAATATGCACGTAAGCCCATATAAAGAAGGAAATATTTTTAACGTAGATCCTTTGAGAAAGAGAAGGCTGCTTCTTCATAAAAGTGAAATAGATAAGCTTTTAGGATTTACAAGTCAAAAGGGGTATACTTTAGTTCCTATAGCATTATATTTAAAGAATAGAAGAGTCAAGGTAAAGTTGGCGGTTGCTGTAGGTAAGAAGAATTACGATAAGAGGGACGCTTTAAAGGAAAAAGATGCTAGACGTGAAATAGATAGAGCTATGAAAAATAATAGGTAG
- a CDS encoding TetR/AcrR family transcriptional regulator, with translation MKQKTNRIAEQSKKWLVQALLDLMREKPYSSISVKEIADRAQLSRRTFYRNFKIKEDLLSEYFNYLFEDYTESLKELTVLSINDVLITYFEFWNKHINELKLLKQNHLFYLIMEQANSFIPNINKFENVKWHDYDNHTEEEYIGLYSIGGLWNVLSNWIDRTDRQSPQEMAQIIIKAFRNFSKSI, from the coding sequence TTGAAACAGAAAACAAATCGTATTGCAGAACAATCCAAGAAATGGCTGGTTCAAGCCCTATTAGATTTAATGAGAGAAAAACCATACTCGAGTATTTCAGTTAAAGAAATAGCAGATAGAGCACAGCTGTCAAGAAGAACTTTTTATCGTAATTTTAAAATAAAAGAAGACTTATTATCTGAGTATTTTAATTATTTATTTGAGGACTATACAGAATCTTTAAAAGAGCTTACAGTACTCTCTATTAATGACGTTCTTATTACTTATTTTGAATTTTGGAATAAACATATTAATGAATTGAAACTACTAAAACAAAATCATTTATTTTATTTAATTATGGAGCAGGCAAACTCATTTATACCTAATATTAATAAATTTGAAAACGTTAAATGGCATGATTACGATAATCACACTGAAGAAGAATATATAGGACTTTATAGTATAGGTGGGCTTTGGAATGTCTTATCTAATTGGATAGATCGTACAGATAGACAATCACCTCAAGAAATGGCTCAAATAATTATAAAAGCATTCCGTAATTTTTCTAAATCAATTTAG
- a CDS encoding NADPH-dependent oxidoreductase, with the protein MNNTIDTMKNHRSIRQYLDKEVPNDLIDEIVKSAQAMPNSINGQQTSVIVVRDKKKREKLAELVGNQEYVAKAPVFLVFVMDFYRTYLAGEKTGLKQVIHEDIEGILAGSVDVGIALGASVVAAESLGLGTVPIGGIRKNPEEVIEILGLPKYTFPMVGLVVGYPADESHKKPRVPFESFRHNESYDIKAVEDSINVYDEQMNKYLKEIGRAEKEINWSTFTSTIYQSVYYPKVKGAINKQGLKTK; encoded by the coding sequence ATGAATAATACAATAGATACAATGAAAAATCATAGATCAATAAGACAATATCTAGATAAAGAGGTGCCAAATGATTTAATCGATGAAATTGTTAAAAGTGCTCAGGCTATGCCTAACTCAATCAATGGACAACAAACATCTGTTATAGTTGTAAGAGATAAAAAGAAGAGAGAAAAATTAGCAGAACTTGTTGGTAATCAAGAATATGTTGCAAAAGCTCCAGTATTCTTAGTATTTGTGATGGATTTTTATAGAACTTATCTTGCAGGTGAAAAAACTGGTCTTAAGCAGGTAATTCATGAAGATATAGAAGGTATTCTTGCAGGGTCTGTAGATGTTGGAATAGCTTTAGGAGCTTCTGTTGTTGCTGCCGAATCCCTTGGACTTGGCACAGTGCCTATTGGTGGTATCAGAAAAAATCCAGAAGAAGTTATAGAAATATTAGGATTACCTAAATATACTTTTCCAATGGTAGGTTTAGTAGTTGGATATCCGGCTGATGAATCACATAAAAAACCTAGGGTTCCTTTTGAAAGTTTTAGGCATAATGAGAGTTATGATATAAAAGCTGTTGAAGATTCAATTAATGTTTATGACGAACAGATGAATAAATATCTAAAGGAAATTGGAAGAGCTGAGAAAGAAATAAATTGGAGTACTTTTACTTCAACAATTTATCAATCTGTTTATTATCCTAAAGTTAAAGGCGCTATTAATAAACAAGGACTAAAAACTAAATAA
- the eno gene encoding phosphopyruvate hydratase, with translation MKSYVEIVDVMARQILDSRANPTVEVEVVLEDGTVGRASVPSGASTGQFEAVELRDNDKAQYLGKSVLNAVDNVNETIATELIGMNVFDQTLIDQTMLEIDGTENKSKLGANAMLGVSLAVARAAAEYLGISLYQYLGGVNAKVLPVPMMNIVNGGKHADNNVDFQEFMIMPAGAPSFSEALRSCAEVYHTLKSLLQSKGLETAVGDEGGFAPNLNSNEEAIQIILEAVTKAGYEPGKDMFIAMDPASTEFYENGKYNLKGEGKVYTSEEMVEVYANLVEKYPIISLEDGMAEEDWDGWKLLTDRIGDKVQLVGDDLFVTNTKRLSKGIQLGVANSILIKLNQIGTLTETLNAIEMAQRAGYTAVVSHRSGETEDTTISDLVVAVNAGQIKTGAPARTERVAKYNQLLRIEEELGEVAEFRGLNAFYNIKK, from the coding sequence ATGAAATCATATGTTGAAATTGTTGACGTAATGGCAAGACAAATCTTGGATTCAAGGGCTAATCCTACTGTCGAAGTAGAGGTTGTTCTTGAAGACGGAACAGTAGGAAGAGCGTCAGTACCTTCAGGAGCATCCACAGGACAGTTTGAAGCTGTCGAACTTAGAGACAACGATAAAGCTCAGTACTTAGGAAAAAGTGTTCTCAATGCTGTTGACAATGTAAATGAGACAATAGCAACAGAGCTTATAGGAATGAATGTATTTGACCAGACATTAATTGATCAGACAATGCTTGAAATTGATGGAACGGAAAATAAGTCAAAGCTTGGTGCAAATGCAATGCTTGGAGTATCACTTGCAGTAGCTAGAGCAGCAGCTGAATACCTAGGAATTAGTCTTTATCAATATCTTGGAGGAGTTAATGCTAAAGTTCTTCCAGTTCCAATGATGAATATTGTAAATGGAGGAAAGCATGCAGATAACAATGTTGATTTCCAAGAATTTATGATAATGCCAGCAGGAGCTCCAAGCTTTAGCGAAGCCCTTAGATCATGCGCAGAGGTTTATCACACTTTAAAATCTTTACTACAATCAAAAGGACTTGAAACAGCTGTTGGAGATGAAGGCGGATTTGCACCAAATCTTAATAGTAATGAAGAAGCAATACAAATTATTTTGGAAGCTGTAACTAAGGCGGGATATGAGCCAGGAAAAGATATGTTTATAGCAATGGACCCTGCTTCAACAGAATTTTATGAGAACGGAAAATACAATCTTAAGGGCGAAGGTAAGGTTTATACTTCAGAAGAAATGGTTGAAGTTTACGCAAATTTAGTGGAAAAATATCCTATAATATCACTTGAAGATGGTATGGCTGAAGAAGATTGGGATGGATGGAAGCTGTTAACTGACAGAATCGGAGATAAAGTTCAATTAGTAGGAGACGATTTATTTGTTACAAATACTAAGAGACTTTCAAAGGGAATACAGCTTGGAGTAGCTAATTCAATACTCATAAAGTTAAACCAAATAGGAACTCTTACAGAAACTTTAAATGCAATAGAAATGGCACAAAGAGCTGGATATACAGCAGTAGTTTCTCATAGATCAGGAGAAACAGAAGATACTACAATTTCAGATCTTGTTGTAGCTGTAAACGCAGGACAGATAAAAACAGGAGCACCAGCAAGAACAGAAAGAGTTGCAAAATATAACCAACTTCTTAGAATAGAAGAGGAACTTGGCGAAGTTGCTGAATTTAGAGGTTTAAATGCCTTCTACAATATAAAAAAATAA
- a CDS encoding HXXEE domain-containing protein, with amino-acid sequence MKTLFTIIWLFPIIFMIHDFEEILMINVWQEKNKQYIQSRKGKYIPYNFNGSTASIAFGVALEFVIISALTTICYLLSSFIAWFGFFTAFTLHLIFHIIMTINFKKYVPGVATSIIFIPLCFFMLHKVTNNILPNYNVLTLSFSILISILIMISIIFVLHKAVKHFNLWLKMYKTNSI; translated from the coding sequence ATGAAAACATTATTTACTATTATATGGCTCTTTCCAATAATCTTCATGATTCATGACTTTGAGGAAATCTTAATGATTAATGTATGGCAAGAAAAAAACAAACAATATATTCAAAGTAGGAAGGGTAAATACATTCCGTATAATTTTAATGGTTCTACTGCCTCAATAGCTTTTGGAGTAGCTTTGGAATTTGTAATCATATCAGCACTTACTACAATTTGTTACTTACTTAGCAGTTTTATTGCATGGTTTGGATTTTTTACTGCTTTCACATTACACCTAATATTTCACATTATTATGACTATAAATTTTAAAAAATATGTTCCTGGAGTAGCAACAAGTATAATTTTTATTCCTCTTTGTTTTTTTATGCTTCATAAAGTTACTAACAATATTCTACCTAATTACAATGTCCTAACCTTATCTTTTTCCATACTAATTAGTATATTAATAATGATTAGTATAATATTTGTTCTACATAAAGCAGTAAAACACTTCAACCTTTGGCTAAAAATGTACAAAACTAACTCTATATAA
- the rnr gene encoding ribonuclease R, translated as MNIRDNILEFMREQAYKPMNIKELSEVFDIGKADYKIFKKLLKDMEKEGLIIKNRTDHFGVPEKMGLVKGSLQGNAKGFGFVIPEEDRPDVYIPSINMNGALNGDKVVAKILKESDSGKKCEGEIIRILERANKTVVGVYEDSRNFGFVVADDARIPQDVFIPKGEKNGAKSGDVVVAEITVWPKKRRNPEGKIVEIIGSKGEKGVDILTIIKKHKLPEKFPEKVERFAEGIPNEIPESEYKRRRDIRDVKMVTIDGEDAKDLDDAVSIEKLSNGNFKLGVHIADVSNYVREDNPLDKEALKRATSVYLIDRVIPMLPKKLSNGICSLNPRQDRLAMSCFMEIDPTGKVIQHEIFESIIKTNERMTYTDVTKILRDHDEETIKAFEYLYDDFKNMEELASILNKKRLLRGAIDFDFEESKITLNELGKPVEVKPYERAVANRIIEEFMLVCNETIAEHFYWANIPFVYRVHEEPDSEKLERFNEFIHNLGYAVRWGSEVHPKQLQDVIEKIKGKKEETVVSTLLLRSLKQARYSPECSGHFGLAARYYCHFTSPIRRYPDLIIHRIMKEYINGRMDEKRSKKLIGEVDYASMQSSEMERVAQEAEREVDSLKKAEYMADRVGEEFDGIISSVTNFGIFVQLANTIEGLVHISELTDDYYVYDEKYLSLVGERTKKIYKLGDEARIKVDKVSVDSHEIYFKLVENKGEAAQGEIKVEAETEVEAEEEEEEF; from the coding sequence ATGAATATAAGGGATAATATACTTGAATTTATGAGAGAACAAGCATATAAGCCTATGAACATAAAGGAATTATCAGAAGTTTTTGATATAGGTAAAGCTGATTATAAAATATTTAAAAAATTACTTAAGGATATGGAAAAAGAAGGACTTATAATTAAAAATAGAACGGACCACTTTGGAGTACCAGAAAAAATGGGACTTGTGAAGGGATCTCTTCAAGGAAACGCTAAAGGTTTTGGTTTTGTTATACCAGAAGAGGATAGACCAGATGTATATATTCCATCTATCAATATGAATGGTGCACTAAATGGAGATAAGGTAGTTGCTAAAATTCTTAAAGAAAGTGATAGTGGTAAAAAATGCGAAGGTGAAATAATAAGGATTCTTGAAAGAGCAAATAAAACTGTAGTTGGAGTATACGAGGATAGTAGAAACTTTGGTTTTGTAGTTGCTGATGATGCTAGGATACCACAAGATGTATTTATTCCTAAAGGAGAAAAGAATGGTGCTAAAAGTGGAGATGTAGTAGTTGCTGAAATAACAGTATGGCCTAAGAAAAGAAGAAATCCTGAGGGTAAAATAGTAGAGATAATTGGAAGTAAGGGAGAAAAAGGTGTAGATATACTTACAATAATAAAGAAGCATAAGCTCCCAGAAAAATTCCCAGAAAAAGTTGAAAGGTTTGCAGAAGGTATACCAAATGAAATACCAGAAAGTGAATACAAGAGAAGAAGAGACATTAGAGATGTAAAGATGGTCACAATAGATGGCGAGGATGCAAAGGATCTTGACGATGCTGTATCTATAGAGAAGCTTTCAAATGGTAACTTTAAATTAGGAGTTCACATAGCTGACGTTTCAAATTATGTAAGAGAGGATAATCCGCTTGATAAGGAAGCTCTTAAAAGGGCAACTTCTGTTTATCTTATTGATAGAGTTATTCCAATGCTTCCTAAAAAGCTTTCAAATGGAATTTGTAGTCTTAATCCAAGACAGGATAGACTAGCAATGAGTTGTTTTATGGAAATTGATCCTACAGGAAAGGTTATTCAACATGAAATATTTGAAAGTATAATAAAAACAAACGAAAGAATGACGTATACAGATGTAACCAAAATACTTAGAGATCACGATGAAGAAACTATTAAGGCTTTTGAATACCTTTATGATGATTTTAAGAATATGGAAGAATTAGCTTCTATACTTAACAAGAAGAGATTATTAAGAGGAGCAATAGATTTTGATTTTGAGGAAAGTAAAATAACTCTTAATGAGCTTGGAAAACCAGTAGAAGTAAAGCCATATGAGAGAGCAGTTGCAAATAGAATAATAGAGGAATTTATGCTTGTTTGTAATGAAACTATAGCTGAGCACTTTTACTGGGCTAATATTCCTTTTGTGTACAGAGTTCATGAAGAACCAGATAGTGAAAAATTAGAAAGATTCAATGAATTTATTCATAACCTAGGTTATGCAGTAAGATGGGGATCAGAGGTTCATCCAAAGCAGCTTCAAGATGTAATAGAAAAGATAAAAGGAAAGAAAGAAGAGACAGTTGTAAGTACGCTTCTTTTAAGGTCTTTGAAGCAAGCTAGATATTCGCCAGAATGTTCAGGTCACTTTGGTTTGGCAGCAAGGTACTATTGTCATTTTACTTCTCCAATAAGAAGGTATCCAGATCTTATAATACACAGAATAATGAAGGAATATATAAATGGAAGAATGGATGAAAAGAGATCTAAAAAGCTCATAGGAGAGGTTGATTATGCTTCAATGCAGTCTTCTGAAATGGAAAGAGTTGCTCAAGAAGCTGAAAGAGAAGTAGATTCCTTGAAAAAGGCAGAATACATGGCTGATAGAGTAGGTGAGGAATTTGATGGTATAATATCTTCTGTAACAAACTTTGGTATATTTGTTCAGCTTGCTAATACCATAGAAGGTCTTGTACACATTAGTGAACTTACAGACGATTATTATGTATATGATGAAAAATATTTAAGCCTCGTAGGAGAAAGAACTAAAAAGATATACAAATTAGGTGATGAGGCGAGAATAAAAGTAGATAAAGTAAGTGTTGATTCTCACGAAATATATTTTAAGTTGGTTGAGAATAAAGGAGAAGCGGCGCAAGGAGAAATAAAAGTAGAGGCAGAGACTGAAGTAGAAGCAGAAGAAGAGGAAGAAGAATTCTAG
- a CDS encoding TetR/AcrR family transcriptional regulator, translating to MKEKSKINKIAMQSRKWITEAMLKLLAEKPYEKITITEIAYTAQLGRRTFYRNFASKEDVLDMYIKGLIDEYINLLKNEYLTIHNGAKVYFTFWSKHLDFLILMEKNNLLHLLLQRFNQYLPMIHKEVNENKIEKFNDRMLEYVLFFSAGGFWNILVKWLQDGAKETPDDMAMLIDSILSDKLIK from the coding sequence ATGAAAGAAAAATCTAAAATCAATAAAATTGCAATGCAGTCAAGAAAATGGATAACAGAAGCCATGTTAAAGCTGTTGGCTGAAAAACCATATGAAAAAATAACAATAACAGAAATAGCTTATACAGCTCAACTTGGAAGACGGACGTTCTATCGAAATTTTGCGTCTAAGGAAGATGTATTGGATATGTATATAAAAGGGCTAATAGATGAATATATTAATCTATTAAAAAATGAGTATTTAACAATACATAATGGTGCTAAAGTTTACTTTACTTTTTGGAGTAAACATTTAGACTTTCTAATATTAATGGAAAAAAATAATCTTCTGCACCTTTTATTGCAAAGATTTAATCAATATTTACCTATGATTCATAAAGAGGTTAATGAAAATAAAATAGAAAAGTTTAATGATAGAATGCTTGAGTATGTATTATTCTTTAGTGCCGGAGGTTTTTGGAATATACTTGTTAAATGGCTGCAAGATGGTGCAAAGGAAACACCTGATGATATGGCAATGTTAATAGATTCAATATTAAGTGACAAATTAATAAAGTAA
- the gpmI gene encoding 2,3-bisphosphoglycerate-independent phosphoglycerate mutase → MAKKPVMLMILDGFGISDKVDGNAVKAASKPNFDKYFNNYPHTHLGASGLSVGLPDGQMGNSEVGHLNIGAGRIVYQSLTKITKAIEDGDFFKNAALNKAVNNVLENDSTLHLMGLLSPGGVHSHTNHLKGLLQLAKKKNVKKVFVHAFLDGRDVPPSSAKEFIKDIEDYMNEIGLGEIATVSGRYYAMDRDNRWEREELAYNAMVLGKGEEAESAIKAVDASYHDNKTDEFVLPTVIVKEGKPVATIKDKDSVIFFNFRPDRARQITRAIAEEAFDGFKRDRLNIEFVTMTEYDASFKGVDVAFGPENITNTLGEYVSNKGLNQLRIAETEKYAHVTFFFNGGVEEPNKNEDRALISSPKVATYDLKPEMSAYEVTDELLKRLDEDKYDMVILNFANPDMVGHTGILEAAKKAVETVDECLGKIVDKVLKLDGSVFITADHGNSEQMIDYSNGKPMTAHTVNPVPFVYVSNHTEAKKLNEGVLADIAPTMLQEMGLEKPEEMTGKSLFE, encoded by the coding sequence ATGGCAAAGAAACCTGTAATGTTAATGATATTAGATGGATTTGGAATTTCAGACAAGGTTGATGGAAATGCAGTAAAGGCTGCTAGTAAACCTAATTTTGATAAATACTTTAATAACTACCCACATACACATCTTGGGGCAAGCGGACTAAGCGTAGGACTTCCAGATGGACAAATGGGAAACTCAGAAGTTGGACACTTAAATATAGGAGCAGGAAGAATAGTTTATCAATCGCTTACAAAGATAACAAAGGCAATTGAAGATGGAGATTTCTTTAAAAATGCAGCTCTTAATAAAGCTGTTAATAATGTCTTAGAAAATGATTCTACTCTTCACTTAATGGGACTTTTATCTCCAGGAGGAGTTCACTCACACACTAATCATTTAAAGGGTCTTTTACAGCTTGCAAAGAAGAAGAACGTAAAAAAAGTATTTGTACATGCTTTTCTTGATGGAAGAGACGTACCGCCTTCTTCTGCAAAAGAATTTATAAAAGATATAGAGGACTACATGAATGAAATAGGTCTTGGTGAAATTGCTACTGTATCTGGAAGATATTATGCAATGGATAGAGATAACAGATGGGAAAGAGAAGAACTTGCCTACAATGCAATGGTTCTTGGAAAAGGTGAAGAGGCAGAAAGTGCTATTAAAGCTGTAGATGCTTCATATCATGACAACAAAACAGATGAATTTGTACTACCAACAGTTATAGTTAAAGAAGGAAAACCAGTTGCGACTATAAAGGACAAGGATTCTGTTATATTCTTCAATTTCAGACCTGACAGAGCTAGACAGATAACTAGAGCTATAGCAGAAGAAGCTTTTGACGGATTTAAGAGAGACAGACTTAATATTGAGTTTGTAACTATGACAGAATATGATGCAAGCTTTAAGGGAGTTGATGTTGCATTTGGACCTGAAAACATCACAAATACTCTTGGAGAATATGTAAGCAACAAAGGTTTAAATCAACTTAGAATTGCAGAAACTGAAAAATATGCTCATGTAACTTTCTTCTTTAATGGAGGAGTTGAAGAGCCAAATAAAAATGAAGATAGAGCTTTAATATCATCACCAAAGGTTGCAACTTATGATCTTAAACCAGAAATGAGTGCATATGAAGTTACTGATGAGCTTCTGAAGAGGTTAGATGAAGATAAGTATGATATGGTTATATTAAACTTTGCTAACCCTGATATGGTTGGACATACTGGAATTCTTGAAGCAGCTAAAAAGGCTGTTGAAACAGTTGATGAATGTCTTGGAAAAATAGTTGACAAGGTTCTTAAATTAGATGGAAGTGTATTTATAACAGCAGATCACGGAAATTCAGAGCAAATGATCGATTACTCTAATGGAAAACCTATGACAGCACACACTGTTAATCCAGTACCTTTTGTTTATGTAAGTAATCATACAGAGGCTAAAAAACTTAATGAAGGAGTTTTAGCAGATATAGCTCCTACAATGCTTCAAGAAATGGGACTTGAAAAACCTGAAGAAATGACAGGAAAAAGTTTATTTGAATAG
- the secG gene encoding preprotein translocase subunit SecG: protein MRTFLIVAQIVLAFAIIITVLVQPGKMDGFMNSISGTNETFFAKNKSKTKEAFLVKLTVLFSVLFAITLIIFNLKIFK, encoded by the coding sequence ATGCGTACTTTTTTGATAGTTGCACAAATAGTTTTGGCTTTTGCTATAATAATTACTGTTCTTGTGCAGCCAGGTAAAATGGATGGCTTTATGAATTCAATATCTGGTACAAATGAAACGTTTTTTGCTAAAAACAAGTCAAAAACGAAAGAGGCATTTCTGGTTAAATTAACAGTCTTATTTTCAGTATTATTTGCAATAACTCTTATTATATTTAATTTGAAAATATTTAAATAG
- the tpiA gene encoding triose-phosphate isomerase translates to MRTPIIAGNWKMNNTISESLKLIEELKPLVKDAKAEVVVAPTAVSLETVVNATKGSNIKVAAQNAHFEESGAFTGEISLKALEELGVSYVILGHSERRQYFNETDCALNKKVKAAFAHNITPILCCGETLEEREANVTNEVTGKQIKLDLAGLSAEQAAKVVIAYEPIWAIGTGKTATDEQANETIGAIRKTVEVMFGKEVAEKVRIQYGGSVKPNTIKAQMAKPEIDGALVGGASLKAADFAAIVNF, encoded by the coding sequence ATGAGAACACCAATAATCGCCGGTAATTGGAAAATGAATAACACAATTAGTGAATCTTTAAAATTAATTGAAGAATTAAAGCCACTTGTAAAAGATGCAAAGGCTGAAGTTGTAGTAGCACCTACAGCTGTTTCTTTAGAAACTGTTGTTAATGCTACAAAAGGAAGTAACATTAAGGTTGCTGCACAAAATGCACACTTTGAAGAAAGTGGAGCTTTCACTGGAGAAATATCACTAAAAGCACTTGAAGAATTAGGTGTAAGTTATGTAATATTAGGTCATAGTGAAAGAAGACAGTATTTTAATGAAACAGATTGTGCTTTGAATAAAAAAGTAAAAGCAGCATTTGCTCATAATATAACTCCAATATTATGCTGCGGAGAAACTCTTGAAGAAAGAGAAGCAAATGTAACAAATGAAGTTACAGGAAAGCAAATAAAGTTAGATTTAGCAGGATTAAGTGCTGAACAGGCAGCTAAGGTTGTTATAGCTTATGAACCAATTTGGGCAATAGGAACAGGTAAAACTGCTACAGATGAACAGGCAAATGAAACAATTGGAGCAATCAGAAAAACAGTAGAAGTAATGTTCGGAAAAGAAGTTGCAGAAAAAGTAAGAATACAATATGGTGGTTCTGTCAAACCAAATACAATTAAAGCTCAAATGGCTAAGCCAGAAATAGATGGAGCATTAGTTGGAGGAGCAAGCCTTAAAGCAGCTGATTTTGCAGCAATAGTTAATTTCTAA